One segment of Urocitellus parryii isolate mUroPar1 chromosome 5, mUroPar1.hap1, whole genome shotgun sequence DNA contains the following:
- the Tnfrsf13c gene encoding tumor necrosis factor receptor superfamily member 13C produces the protein MRRGARSVRGRDGPAPTPCVQAQCFDPLLRLCVACRLFRTPEPGHASPPSGLRSLPSFPRPLSPSPPHAPAAGLSSQAPGTALQPQESVGAGAEAVLPLPGLLFGAPALLGLALALALALVALMSWRWQRRRRTASLEAPDGGQDEALDNVIIPSTETLDASAPIWSPPREDPGSTPPGHSVPVPATELGSTELVTTKTTGPEQQ, from the exons ATGCGGCGCGGGGCCAGGAGCGTGCGGGGCAGGGACGGGCCGGCGCCCACGCCCTGCGTGCAGGCCCAGTGCTTCGACCCGCTGCTCCGCCTCTGCGTGGCCTGCCGGCTCTTCCGCACGCCCGAGCCTGGACACG cctcgCCTCCCTCCGGCCTGCGCTCCCTCCCCTCGTTCCCCCGTCCTCTCTCCCCGTCCCCTCCGCACGCGCCAGCAGCCGGCCTGAGCAGCCAGGCGCCCGGGACGGCGCTGCAGCCGCAGGAGTCCGTGGGCGCCGGGGCCGAGGCCGTGCTGCCCCTGCCCGGGCTGCTCTTCGGCGCCCCCGCGCTGCTGGGCCTGGCGCtcgccctggccctggccctggtggCTCTGATGAGCTGGAGGTGGCAGCGGCGGCGCAGGACGGCCTCCCTAGAGGCCCCAGACGGAGGCCAGGACG AGGCCCTGGATAATGTCATCATCCCCTCAACGGAAACTCTGGATGCTTCAGCTCCCATCTGGTCTCCACCCAGAGAAGACCCAGGCAGCACCCCACCTGGCCACAGTGTCCCTGTGCCAGCCACAGAGCTGGGCTCCACTGAGCTGGTGACCACCAAGACCACTGGCCCTGAGCAACAATAG
- the Cenpm gene encoding centromere protein M, whose translation MLKEDCASELRVHLAKALPLPSNVNRPRIDLIVFVINLHSKYSLQHVEESLHHVDASFFLGRVCFLGTGAGQEHHCSLHRNTVLKLAHTYRSPLFFCDLEVEDFRATMAQRLVRMLLICAGHVRGVSALNLLSLLRTSETPPPEEL comes from the exons ATGCTCAAAGAGGACTGCGCGTCTGAGCTAAGGGT TCACTTGGCAAAGGCCCTCCCTTTACCCTCCAATGTGAATCGGCCTCGAATCGACCTGATTGTGTTTGTGATTAACCTTCATAGCAAATACAG TCTGCAGCACGTGGAGGAGTCGCTGCACCATGTGGACGCCAGCTTCTTCCTGGGGAGGGTGTGCTTCCTCGGCACTGGTG CTGGGCAGGAGCACCACTGCAGCCTTCACCGGAACACGGTCCTGAAGCTGGCCCACACCTACCGCAGCCCCCTGTTCTTCTGTGACCTGGAG GTGGAAGACTTTCGAGCCACCATGGCACAGCGTCTGGTGCGCATGCTGCTGATCTGTGCTGGCCACGTACGTGGTGTCTCAGCCCTGAATCTGCTGTCTCTGCTGAGGACCTCCGAGACCCCTCCACCAGAGGAGCTGTGA
- the Smim45 gene encoding small integral membrane protein 45 encodes MPHFLDWFVPVYLVISVLILVGFGACIYYFEPGLQEAHKWRMQRPLVDRDLRKTLMVRDNLAFGGPEV; translated from the coding sequence ATGCCGCACTTTCTGGACTGGTTCGTGCCTGTCTACCTGGTCATCTCCGTGCTCATCCTGGTGGGTTTCGGCGCTTGCATCTACTACTTCGAGCCGGGGCTGCAGGAGGCGCACAAGTGGCGCATGCAGCGCCCCCTGGTGGACCGGGACCTCCGCAAGACACTGATGGTGCGGGATAACCTGGCCTTTGGTGGCCCGGAGGTCTAA